The Rouxiella sp. WC2420 region CCAGGCGCTATTACTCCGGTGCTGCTATATCTGGTAGCGATTATTGCGGGTACGGTTCTGACTGGCGTGTCTTACGCGATTCTGAAACGTTCTGACGCAGCCGTTGCCGCCAAAGTGGTAGCTAACAGCTAATTAATTTGAAGTTTTTGCAAATATAAAGCGCTGCCTGATCGCAGCGCTTTTTTTATTCAATGAATCAAACAGTCTGCCTCTGAGACATGAATTTATTATTATAAATAGCCATTGGGACTTTATTTTTAATTACTAAACTAAATTAATTGGACTCTAATTAATTTACCGCCTCTTAATTACTCATGCTAAATACCTTTAATAAATGCCCAAACATTTACAATACTTTAAGTAAATAAGCTAATTGTTATGTTTAGTCATATATACTTATTAAACAGATGTTAAATGAGGGGCGATCATGTTGAAAATGTTGATAAAAAGAAAGGGGCGTAGAACGCACACCGAAGACCGCCACCTTGCATTAGTGCTGGCTACCAGCGCAGGCATCCTTAATGCTATGGCGCTTGGAGCTTTTGGCTTCTTTCCCTCGCACATGTCAGGAAATACCTCACAATTATCCTCAGAAATGACTAATACTGACTTAAGTGACGTTTTATTACTGTCGGCAATAATTGGCGCATTTGTTATTGGATCAACCACTTCGCGGCTGATAGCCATTAGTGGAATTAAAAATAATATTCGCACCATATTTAGTCTGATTTTACTGATGGAAGGAATACTGTTAATTCTCACTTCGCTGTTCGAAATATTATTCTTCTCATTGAAAAATAATCATGAAATCATCGTGTTTCTAAGCTTCCTGATGGGGATACATAACTCGACCTCGACCCAGCTTTCCAACGGGCGAGTTCGCTCGACCCACATTACGGGCACGTTGACCGATGCCGGAATATCTTTAGGTTCGGTGATGGCAACACTGATGAGACGCGATCCATCGAAACAGATCAAAGCGCAACGCAGCCAGTTTATTACTCACTCAGTGACAATCATGTCCTTCTTAATCGGCGGGATTACAGGGCTTCTGCTCTATAAGCAATTTGGTTTGAACTCGATGACCGCGGTGGGGATTTTCATTGCAGCAGTTGCCCTTGGCTCGATCACTACGACTATTTGGCGGGCTAAAAGAAGGGGGCTGAGACCTGGTTTGATATAATAGAGGCAAAAGGGAAAAGCAAGATTTGCGGGGTAGGCGGAGAAACGTTTTATTATGCCGCTGCCTGCCAGCTAAATTTTTGAATTTAAAAAAACGTCTGAGCCGAAGCATCAGACGTTTTTTACTTCATTCGTTTTTACTTCATTCGTTTTTTTACTTCATTTGCTACAGCGAGAACTTATCAGGCTGCGGCTTCATCCTGATCGGCTTTTTGTTGGGATTTCAGCCAGGCGATCTCATCGATCCAGATATCTGGATTAGTGGTTTCAAGGATCATCGGGATGTTGTCGAAACGTGGGTCGCGCATAATATAGCTGAATGCAGCTTTACCGATGTTACCTTCACCCAGGCTGTTGTGGCGGTCAACGCGGCTGTTGAATTCACTTTTCGCATCATTGAGATGCATGCCGCGCAGGTACTGGAACCCCACTACGTCAGACAGGTGTTTAAAAGTCTCTTCACAGGCGGCTTCGGTGCGCAAATCATAACCTGCTGCGAAAGCGTGACAGGTATCAATGCAGACACCGACGCGGCTTTTATCTTCTACGCCGTCAATAATTGCCGCCAAATGTTCGAAACGAAAGCCCAGATTGCTGCCCTGACCCGCAGTATTTTCAATCACGGCAGTTACGCCCTTGGTTTTATCCAAAGCAATATTGATTGACTCGGCAATCTTCGCCAGACATTTATCTTCATCGATTTGCATCAGGTGGCTGCCAGGATGGAAATTCAGCAGCGATAGTCCAAGCTGTTCACAACGCTGAAGTTCGTCGATAAACGCCTCGCGGGATTTCTCCAGCGCCTCTTCGACCGGGTGACCGAGGTTAATCAGATAGCTGTCGTGGGGCAGGATTTGATTACTGCGGTAACCGTATTTTTCACATGCCGTTTTAAAGCGTTCAATAACATCTTCTGCCAGAGGAGCTGCGCGCCATTGCCGTTGGTTCTTGGTGAATAGCGCAAATGCAGTCGCTTCCAGTTCATGTGCGCGCAAGACTGCCTGATCGACCCCGCCTGCTGCACTAACGTGTGCCCCTACAAATTTCATATTAACCCCTGCTGATTACATTCTGTTTTTCCGAATGATAGCTTCTTTATCGGCAGGTGGGCAGGCAATAAATGTTAAAAGTTCACGTAAACCTGACAGATGAAGTGACTTACAGTAGATGTTGTACCAGCAGGTTGATGCCTGCACCGCCGACAATCAGCCAGGCAAACAGCAGCCCGGCCAGCAGCAGTGGTTTCATGCCAGCGAGGCGCAACGCACTGAAATGCGTGGTTAATCCCAGCGCGGCCATCGCCATTGCCAGCAGGATAGTATCCAGCGTTAACAGACTATGCACCCAACTTGCCGGCAATAAGCCAAAGCTGTTGAACGCCGCCACGCCGATAAACCACAGCGCAAACCACGGAATGGTGATGCTCGACCACAGGCTTTTGCTTTGAGCGCTGCCACCAGCGTGCGCCTGACCCCGACTTTTCCAAAAACTTAGCATGAGTAGAAACGGTGCCAGCATCATCACGCGGATCATCTTGGCGATCACCGCCGCATTCTCAGCATCGGGCGAAACACCATGCCCGGCGGCGACCACCTGTGCGACCTCATGCAAGGTTGAACCGGTATAAATACCAAAGCGCGTGGCAGTGATCTCCAGCAGATGATAGTGCTGATTTAACTGCCATAACCACGGATAAAAGAAGATGGCAATGGTGCCAAAAATCACTACCGTCGCCACCGCAACCGTGACTTTCTCGGCATCGGCTTTCAATACCGGCTCAGTCGCCATCACAGCGGCGGCACCGCAAATGCTGCTGCCCGCGCCTATCAGCATGCTGGTTTCGCTGTCGAGACCAAACACGCGTTTGCCAAGCCAGCAGGCCAGAAAAAAGGTGCTGCCAAGGGTCAATAAATCGATGACGATGCCGGATGCGCCAACGTCGGCAATTTGAGTGAAAGTCAGCTTGAAACCATAGAGAACAATACCCAGGCGCAGCAGTTTCTGCTTTGCCAGATTAACCCCCTCGGCGCACTGCGGGCGGGCTAGCGGGTAAACAGTATTGCCGATAATCATACCGACAACGATCGCCAGCGTTAGCGCGCTCATCCCCAGCGAAATCAGGAATTCGAAGTGGCTTAACCACAAAACCAGGCTAGTTATTGACCCGGTGAGAACTAAACCCGGTAAAAGACGTCCAAATGAATAGATCGGTTTATTCAGGTTACGTAATTTTGGTGCTCGATGTTGCTCTGAAAGGACGTGGCTCATGATGTAATCCTGCTTAGATTGCCTGGGAATAAGCATATCCAGCAGGGTTATAAATGTGAAATTGATTGTAATCCTATAACCAATCGAAAAAACTGGTATAGAATAAGCATAACCCGGCGCAGATGGCTAATGCGGATGGAGCTATACTCAATAGTGAGACAAAAAGCGGGAGGAGCGGATTCGGCCAAGGGGCGCAGATAAGACGCTGAGCACTTTTTAATAATGAATCAACAAGTTATAGGCCAGCATTCAGGGCAGGTAACCGATATCGAGACTCTATGCATATTACACTGCGTCAACTGGAAGTTTTCTCCGAGGTGCTCAAAAGTGGGTCAACCACTCAGGCCTCTGTTGTTTTGTCTCTATCGCAATCGGCGGTCAGTGCAGCCTTGGCGGATATAGAAGGGCAGCTGGGAGTAAAACTGTTTGACCGCGTGGGTAAACGTTTGGTGATTAACGAGCACGGACGTCTGTTATACCCTAAGGCCTTGGCTCTGCTTGAGCAGGCCAGCGAAATAGAACGCTTGTTCAGCCATGACAGCGGCTCGCTGAAAATTGGTGCCAGCAGTACCATCGGTAACTATATGTTGCCCGCGATGATAGCCGGTTACCGGCTGGATTTCCCCGATACCCCCCTCGAACTCAATGTGGGTAATACCGACGATGTGATTAATGCCGTGGCCGATTTTCGCGTTGATCTTGGGCTGATTGAAGGTCCGTGTCGTATGCCGGAGCTCATCACCCAGGCTTGGCTTGACGACGAGCTGGTCGTGTTTGCCGCGCCGGATAATCCCCTGGTCGGCAGGCAGGTTACTTTGGCAATGCTCACCGAAGCACCGTGGATCCTGCGCGAGCGTGGCTCAGGCACGCGCGAGGTGCTTGATCACCAGCTGTTATCCCAGCTTGGCGATTTTAATCTGGTCATGGAGCTGGGTAATTCCGAAGCGATTAAACACGCGGTACGCCACGGTATTGGCATCAGCTGTCTTTCACGGCGGGTGATTGCCGAGCAGCTGCTTAGTGGTTCGCTGGTGGAAATCAGGCTTCCATTGCCGCCACTGGTGCGCAAGCTTTACCTGATTCACCATCGCCAAAAACATATCTCTAACGCGCTATCGCGTTTTCTGACCTACTGCAAAGAACTTTCCTGATGGTAAATTCATTATTTTTCATTATGCAGAAGCGTCTTTGCGCGCCGCTGCATCGTGAAAGGTATTGGGTCTCCTAATAATCCACAGTCGATTATGAAGCATTCTTATGTCCTCGTGTTCCTGCTACTCAGCACGGCGGTTTTTGTTACAATCCGCGGCTAAAATTACTCACGACGAGCAGAAATAGGGCAAAGATGGCTCAAAAGCATACAAAAAATCAGCAGGTGGCTGCGACGCCTACACTGCGACGAGAGCTGAAAGCGCGTCACTTAACCATGATTGCCATTGGTGGCTCTATCGGAACCGGCCTGTTTGTGGCTTCTGGTGCAACCGTTTCTCAGGCAGGCCCGGGTGGGGCACTGCTTTCCTACGCAATAATTGGTTTGATGGTTTACTTCCTGATGACCAGCCTCGGCGAATTGGCCGCTTACATGCCGGTTGCCGGTTCTTTCTCCACTTACGGTGCGAAATATGTTGAAGAGGGCTTTGGCTTCGCGCTGGGTTGGAACTATTGGTACAACTGGGCGGTGACCATTGCCGTTGAGCTGGTTGCCTCGCAGCTGGTGATGAATTACTGGTTCCCGCACACTCCCGGCTGGATCTGGAGCGCGCTGTTCTTGGGGATTATCTTCCTGCTGAATTACATTTCTGTTCGCGGTTTTGGCGAAGCAGAATACTGGTTCTCGCTGATTAAAGTGTTGACCGTTATTGTCTTTATCGTCGTTG contains the following coding sequences:
- the yieE gene encoding DNA-binding transcriptional regulator YeiE → MHITLRQLEVFSEVLKSGSTTQASVVLSLSQSAVSAALADIEGQLGVKLFDRVGKRLVINEHGRLLYPKALALLEQASEIERLFSHDSGSLKIGASSTIGNYMLPAMIAGYRLDFPDTPLELNVGNTDDVINAVADFRVDLGLIEGPCRMPELITQAWLDDELVVFAAPDNPLVGRQVTLAMLTEAPWILRERGSGTREVLDHQLLSQLGDFNLVMELGNSEAIKHAVRHGIGISCLSRRVIAEQLLSGSLVEIRLPLPPLVRKLYLIHHRQKHISNALSRFLTYCKELS
- a CDS encoding YoaK family protein; translated protein: MLKMLIKRKGRRTHTEDRHLALVLATSAGILNAMALGAFGFFPSHMSGNTSQLSSEMTNTDLSDVLLLSAIIGAFVIGSTTSRLIAISGIKNNIRTIFSLILLMEGILLILTSLFEILFFSLKNNHEIIVFLSFLMGIHNSTSTQLSNGRVRSTHITGTLTDAGISLGSVMATLMRRDPSKQIKAQRSQFITHSVTIMSFLIGGITGLLLYKQFGLNSMTAVGIFIAAVALGSITTTIWRAKRRGLRPGLI
- the nfo gene encoding deoxyribonuclease IV; this encodes MKFVGAHVSAAGGVDQAVLRAHELEATAFALFTKNQRQWRAAPLAEDVIERFKTACEKYGYRSNQILPHDSYLINLGHPVEEALEKSREAFIDELQRCEQLGLSLLNFHPGSHLMQIDEDKCLAKIAESINIALDKTKGVTAVIENTAGQGSNLGFRFEHLAAIIDGVEDKSRVGVCIDTCHAFAAGYDLRTEAACEETFKHLSDVVGFQYLRGMHLNDAKSEFNSRVDRHNSLGEGNIGKAAFSYIMRDPRFDNIPMILETTNPDIWIDEIAWLKSQQKADQDEAAA
- a CDS encoding YeiH family protein, whose protein sequence is MSHVLSEQHRAPKLRNLNKPIYSFGRLLPGLVLTGSITSLVLWLSHFEFLISLGMSALTLAIVVGMIIGNTVYPLARPQCAEGVNLAKQKLLRLGIVLYGFKLTFTQIADVGASGIVIDLLTLGSTFFLACWLGKRVFGLDSETSMLIGAGSSICGAAAVMATEPVLKADAEKVTVAVATVVIFGTIAIFFYPWLWQLNQHYHLLEITATRFGIYTGSTLHEVAQVVAAGHGVSPDAENAAVIAKMIRVMMLAPFLLMLSFWKSRGQAHAGGSAQSKSLWSSITIPWFALWFIGVAAFNSFGLLPASWVHSLLTLDTILLAMAMAALGLTTHFSALRLAGMKPLLLAGLLFAWLIVGGAGINLLVQHLL